The DNA window attattactgatAGAACAGAcgcgtaaaaaaaaattatcccctTTATTCCGTTGGTATATCCCTCAAAAAATACAAtcagtaattccgtcggtaattatttaaaaacattttaaaaaattcattttataaaattataaaataattgaattaacataaatcaacactctataatatatactcaaaatgcttggaaaaaagaataagaaaatgaactcaaacaaatttgcaacaaataaataaaacaaaaaaataaattcaactaaaaaaattcatatgaaaacaaTGAAgatgcaattgctaaaaatttaaaaatcctataaataaatcaactaaaaattgatctcatatgaaaaaaaatcttacaacaacatttatataattattaagaacaaaaacaattaaaaataaaataaaaaacaaatatagtgaaaaaaatcatgaaaaaagaagaaaaaagaaaaatcttaccttaatgtagttgcaagtgaagctaaggagagaaaaaaaattcataaagcatattaattaaaaaaaaaaactaaaaggataaaagaagaaagaagaagaagacatacctgggcatggaggaaaagagaaggagatgagaagagaagataagagaaagaaatagatattgatgttttttacatataatgaaaaagaagaagaaaaagaagaagtagaagaagaaaaagaataagaaatgagtctgtctcttgttaaataaggggattcagtttgtaaatattaatatttttattggggCGCATTAGCGATAGTTTTACCaatagataattaaatattaatatttttaattattccatttgtaatatttaatttaaattttcaatttcataaaaagttttcagaaaccgccaacaatctcgacgatttttcaatccgttggtgattccgtctgtaatatttaaatgaaaattttaaattaattgaattttttcagaaaaccgccaaataacaccgacgacttttcaatccctcggtgattttgtccacaaagaacaacaattaacagtgcaattggaaagtgaacagttctgaagctctctggaaaataccgacgaaaattccgtcggtgattccctttgtaattgacatgataaaTAGTGTTCATAGTTTACCAAtgaatttaccgatggattttaccgacagaatttattccgtcagtaattctgttgttaaaaatgacacgtcaccattttttttgctttgttttaatttttttcccactgtaatttcCTCGGTATATACTGAGGGAATATTTCCATTGGTAAATCCCTCGAAaatttaccgatgaaaatattccctcgatattttcatttgtatttatcgattttgtGGTAGTGAGGTGAAAGACATAGTGGGGGTtaaaaaaggagaaggaaaaagacAGTGGGAGGATTGTAAGAAATAGGGTTTGTGTTGTTAAGggtatttttagaatattatttttaacgtCAATTCTAAGAGGAATTATTGTATTAAATTAAAGGGTCTCCACTTTGATttgcttttgattattttttagcatttaaATTTCATATGGAATTCAAATCAATACTCTTAAAAGGATTCcaaattaattgaattcaatttcaaagaaTCCAAACAACCTAAATATGAGTTAATAAAGGTGTGCAATGTTGGTTTTATGACAAATACAATCATATTACTAAGAATTGTTATAATGTACTTGGCTTGCCAAGCATCTAAAGCTTCAGGATCTCAAGAGTCTTAAATTATAAGTCAATGTAGTGATTGTGAGGGCTAGCTCACAATAATGTACTGGCTTCCCAACTCACGGATACtttattatatatgatttttaactCAAATAATTGGTGGTTGGATTCTAGAGATAATATTAATGTATgtgctaataaaaaattattttcatcttattatCAGGTATAAGCATATAAACTATGAGTATAAGGAATGAGAGTCTAGCTTAAGTCTTAGTATAAGGTGAAGTCAAGTTATAAttattgtttggaaaaaaatctttctttggATGAAGTTCTTTATGTTCCTAATGTTAAAAAACTTACTTTATGcatttttattgaatcaaaatgGTTTTACTCTTGTTCtaggatctaataaaataattagatctTATATTGGAAAaagttatttattgattaatgaTCTTTATAACTTAAGTATAATACATTTTTCTAATACTACTCTGTATTTCTCATCTTCATATGTTACAAATGTTGAATGTTGTGATTTATGGCATGATAtgcatttaaaaaacttatgcatttaaatttattttctaagtcACATATAGTTAAAATCTATTGAGAGatattcttttgtataattgtgaTGGTTGTCAATAAGGCCAACCATCCCTTTGTATTTATACTTTTAGGGTTGTATACACAtgataactatttttatataaggTATTTACATATATAGGGCCTCTTTCCTTAATACAtattaataaagaagaaaaacttgtGTAATTTATATACAGGCTAGAGAACCTAGAAATGCttttaatttggtaaaaaaaaaaacaaatttattggAGTTAATACATAGTGATATTTATGGTGataaaatatactttacaaCTTTTATTGATGACTTTTCAAGATATTGTTATGTTTATTTGACCAACTCTAAAAGTGAATTAATTGTATAtgataagtttaaaatttttaaagcaaaagtacaaaatcaattagaaagaAGGATAAAAGACTTACGATGCAAAGAGATGGTGAGTATACTTTTAATGAAATGAACTTTAATTGTATCATATTATATATCAAGTAACACCTCCTTATTCACCATGTTTTAGTACTTTAATGGATAATCCAATCTTAAttagttttggtttgttttataataacttaTGCGATGAAGATTTGTATTCTGCTTGTTATATTCTTAATAGAATTccatataaaaatttagataGAATGCCatatgaattttgaaataataaaaaatattctttaaaatatttcaaagtgTGAAAGTATCCAGCGAAGGTAAATATtctaattactaaaaaaaaaatagatcctaaaactataaattatacatTTGTTGGATATTCTTTTAATAGTActatttatagatttttattttcaaattctaaaatttttgaaattacaaataatataattattgagtcgtgtatgtaatttttttaaaaaatatttttctgataaaaaataagttgtctAAACCTATTAATGAAAGTTTTTCTTCTAAAGTAGTAGACATTGTTGATAATCATGCTtctaatgaaattataaaaaaaaaaaaaaattgaaagagcaaAATAATTTGGtgctaatttttatatatatattagttgaaAATAAACCTTAAATATATACTGAAGCCGTGGTATCTATCTAGTGAAACTCCTTTTTAGAATTAAGCGATcaaagatttattttctaaaaagacCTGCTTTTTGATTGATTTGCCACACAAAAGGCTGTAAATGGTTTTTAGAGATAAATAAAGTGCTGATGGATCTGTGCTCTTGTCATTTCCCAACTGTTTGATTTCCAGGCAGAGAAGTCTTCTACcctttccctctcttctttcttgctGTAGTCAGCTTTGTGCTACGCTTGAAAGAAgacattttttaagttaaatactTCCATTGACAAAGTGAGAAATGAAGGCAGCTGATGTGGATATGATATGGCAGTTGCCTTTCCTCAAACGTGAAGGCAATACATATAAAGGTAAAAATTGTATAGAATGCCatatgaattttgaaataataaaaaatattacagtcAAAGAAATACATTATCCACTCACTAACACCTCAGCATTCAAGAGTAGAGGTAGGTAAGAAGAATGGAGAAAAAGAATCCATTCCCGATAAGAACAAGCTAGAGAGGAGTCTTATTCCATTTGATCAATTCACTTTTCCTTTGctggttttttagggtttttcttaTCCTTGCAAGTCATCAACTTCCACGATCAAAGAAAAAGTGGCAGCCCATCTTGGTCGTCTGATGTTACAATTGACATGCTATCCAACAGCTTTTAAGATTGTAGTGACCACCTTACAATTTGGTTGATCCAAGACAAATGACATGTCTTtttagttataataaaaaagagagggatGGCATCAGAAAGCTATCATTCCATCTCAAAAAGCTTTATTGGCATACCCACACACAGTCAGCATATTGAAGGAAAGAAGCCATATGGTGCTTGTCGGGATTTGTGACTAAGAAATGTCCCAACTAATCAGgagaattttctttatttccttcgTCCCACTTGAAAAAGACGAAAGATTTTCCAAATATTTCAAAGGAATATATTCTGTGGAAGCAAACTAATTAAGCAAAACAGGAAGAGACCTTTCACCTCCCTGAAACCAGTTTATTCATGAGTTTAATTTACATGTTCTGTGAATAGTTCTGTCATTTTTAATGATACTGTAACAGAATGATCCCATTCCCAGTTTATTGTAGAAGAAAACGCCTTGATCCATGATCAGCTAGCATATTTGAAAAATGGATTTCaggaaatttaaaatttgacagtcaaaaatatattgttatagtTACTcaacagaaaatcaaaattaggaCCCCACGATATCTTTTCTTAAAGCAATCGAACATGCCATCATTTCTCCATCTtcccttaaaatatatatatatatatatatatatttatttatgagcCCATTTGTATGCCATAGTCCTTGTCGATCATGAGCCATAGGTGAGTCATGCAACCAAAAAGTTAAAAGGTTCACCAACTATTGACACCTCTTTATATACACTTGCGGAATGCTAGATTTGATCAATCTAAGCATCCTCTACATATCTCACAGCGAAATACACTAGTCTGCAGAAGTTTGCAGCTGCACCGAAAAGACAGTTCGAGTCATTAAGTCCAGAAGTTATCAAATCTTCCCTGCGCATAAATTATGAAGACTTCACAGAAACAAGTTATTGGAATTCCAATCAGAACAGCATCATATGCAGTTGAGAAGATGCCGAGACTGttacttgaaaatgctgagcagCGCTATATTCCAAGTCCTGCAAATAAAGCTCTCGCATGCAAGCAAAGTATATCATTCTTTTCCTCCTTTCCACTCTTTCTCAACCATAAATGACATGAGGTTGTTTTACTAATCAGCTAGTCTAATTTGCAGATAAAATAGATTCGATGCTTAAAAGGATGAACAAGCTAGGGAAAAAAGCTGACAAATTTGCTCATGGAATCCGAGAGCATAGTAAGTTATTCAAAGTTTGATTTGTGATTAAGAAACGTCAAATTTCTTCTCAATCAACGCTGGAAGGATGCTAAATTCATCTCAATTTTTGTAACTGCAGTGAGGTTGGGGACCAAGATCACTGAAACTCTTGTAGGGAAGCTGAGCTTGGGGGCTAGGATCCTTCAAGTAGGAGGGGTGAAGAAAGTTTTTAGGCAGTTATTTAGTGTTAGTGAAGGAGAAAGATTGTTGAGAGTTTGTCAATGTTATTTGTCAACCACAGCTGGTCCTATTGCAGGCCTCCTCTTTATCTCTACTGAAAAGCTTGCCTTCTGCAGTGAGAGATCAATTAAGTTGTCTTCTCCAGAAGGAAAATTGGTCAGAATTCATTATAAGGtaacaaacaaaataacatgACGTCTCTCTCTCCTTCCCCTCCCTCTCTGGCATCTCTGATCtctaaataatatcaatttatgCAGGTAGTTGTCCCATTAAGAAAGATAAGGACAGCCAACCAGAGTGAGAATGCGAAGAAGCCATCAGAGAAGTACATAGAAATAGTTACTGtagatgattttgatttctGGTTTATGGGTTTCTTCAGCTACCAGAAAGCTTTCAAGTCTCTTCAGCAGGCAATAACGCAAACTCAGACGAATACAAGTCATTCAGCTCCTCATTTGTAATCAAAATATAGGTTTTTCTTTGCACTTTCAGAAGTGGCAGCCATGATGGAAGGAATCTCTCAGCTAATAACTGGTATATTGTTCTCCCTCTTAGAGCAAGAGCTTGTTGATTGCAACATCAAAGGTGAAAATCAAGGCTGTAATGGTCAATAGGACTAGGAGGACTTGTCCAACATCAACAGGCGTGGTTCTCACCTGTAATGGAAGTGGTTTTCACCTCAACATcaacaggcggagacacctcggatggaaggtgtgaggaccatgatatgagtccaagttcagaccgtctcatgacgacaggcggagacacctcggatggaaggtgtgaggaccatgatatgagtccaagttcagaccgtctcatgacgacaggcagagacacctcaggagaaggtgtgagggtcATGATAGGAGCCCAATTTCAGAACGCCCTAAAGACCGatgtgatggctggatataAGTAGACaagtgtatagccaatgaagaggCTATGATaagtatggagacaaatgcaggattgactttcatggatattgcccccatgctaaagatcaatgagctagaagacatttgccttggacaataagtggatgacttgtggaaCATTAAGTCGCGactgctatgaaggagcagagggcatgcgcaggttccaggaacaagttgactcttgtcaaggtggtgagctcagtaatgacattgtaatactcagagtatgaagatagagatggatcaacctttaatgggttgTCCCCATGGTTGAAAGGGAGAGCCacctggactcttgagactaagagcgggagactcacggaaaagtaaggcgtggttcctagggaggAACAaagggcagacgcaactccgggatgagtagactcttggaagagtggtgagctcgtgatcacattaaaatattcaatgactgtcgcacttggaaatatccgtttgagggggtgttgtaagccttggtgtaaggcttgataaatcattccGGGCCAAGCATGGTTGATATGCTTGAAGGGGGATGTTGttccagagacaagcgttaaacactcttcagatgagatatgacaaaccatctggttgaagtgatcctttggagtgagcaaaggggtgcttggatgactctggtgattgaaaggtttggcaagtacctggaaacttggccaaagacgctctcggaatggtaagcttggaagagctgcagaatgcaagcctgtgctgaagaagcaagaggacagttgccccacatgaatggcaaagggggtgattgttgggttgttgccattgcatgtgcagcaaatggttggcaccaaccattgactattggcagccaccattgttgaatgagCTGGAGACGGTGGCCACCATTATTGAccaaagaacaagtggagcagcaccatggatgcctataaatagaggcatacggttgagagcaaaatgagagagttaagagaaggaaagtagagccaaagatgtgagagatgtaggagagagtgggctgccaaggcagccagcagtagctgccattgcagcactgagaagagagaaatagagtgaggttgagagttgctaAAGAGGGGataattcctcctcctctattgttgtaaatcttgttctctccctatataatcaaatggcttctcccgtggatgtaggcggtttgccgaaccacgttaaatattgtgtcagtgtgcttagcctctaatgggcaaatatcagaacatcaccgatCGGAATCCCCAACAGTTTTGATTGATTAGGCTTTTAAATTCATTGAGAAAAACAATGGCCTAACTGCTGAGGCCAACTACCCAAACAAGGGAACGGATAGCACTTGCCACGCCAACATGGAAGCTAGCCATGCAGCAAAGATAACCCGGTTTGAAGATGTGACTGCAAACGGTGAAGCTGCATTGTGAAGGCTTTTGCTAAACAACAAGTTTCCGTTTCCATTCATGCTGGGGGATTTTGAGTGCCAATTCTACTTAAGTGGCATCTTTACTGAGAACGTGGCACTCAACTTGACCATGGTGTTACAGTCGTTGGTCATGGAGTTAGCGAGCGAATAAGGTATTTGTTGCTGATGAACTCGTAGGGTGTAAAATAGGCGGAGAGGGATACATCCGAATGCAGTGTGATGTATCTGCCAGGGAAGGACTTCGTGGCATGGCCATACAAGCCTCTTACCCTACTTCCTGAAGTTTCCATATCTCAAAACATGCCATCACCTGCTGTTGGTTATTTCTATCACCTATCAAACGTGTATGCTTGTTTTccacattttcttctttttttgcaaaatatcCCAGGAAGAACTCATAATAGCATCTCAAACGAGTCTGTAATTCTGTACATGGTGTCtatttatgttataatataaCTTTCTCGCATTGTTCCAGAAACTTGCATAATGCTTATCCTAGCTTCTATCAAGGGATCACCATTATACTATGATGCAATGTCGCTCTAGACTCGAGAGATTTGTATATAATCAGAATCTTAGGAGAGAGATCACATTTGCTTTTGATCCGAATAATATATGTTGCCAATATTACCTCCATACAATGTAATGCAAGATTTAAGAAGGTCAAGATTCAAGCTTAAGTAGAGTATTAAAAAGACTGCAGCTTTCAATGAACTGTATGCTACTTTGAAAACACAGTATGTTCCAGGAATTCCTAAGGACCGGTACTCGAAGCGGAAGATGGTGATATTAAAGCAGTTGAAGCAGCTATGTTTATTGTTGCAGTTGCAGAAGCAGCACTTTTAGACTTTTAGTTTGTGGCATGCAAATTATACTTCAGCTTACGAAACGAAAGCAAAGAAAGTTCCTGACTGGGAGATatcattaatttcataatttatgaGCTAGAAAGCAGGACTAAAAGATGCAGCTACAAGGATTCCTAAATTTTTCaaactgggttttttttttttttaattgccgAAGAAACTCTAATCTAGTTTAACCAAGGATACATTCCCCATTCAGGATTTCATACCTATGcgaattcaaatttatatacgaacttattctttaaataattcaattagaGTTCAACACAAcactaataacaaaattaacttcataatataatttgattgtcTTGATACAAGAGTTAATACAAACCTCTGTAATTATGGAGCATTAACTAGACATAACATAATAATgttaattacaacaaaaaaacaaattctaaagaTCCAACAAAAATGACCTACTAACAAGCTAtaaacctggaaaaaaaaacgagaTGATAAGTTCAATATACATACACGAGGTAACACAACAATgaggaatatatatacaaatatggCTTTAGGTTCTTATAGAAAAGTTTCTCAAATAGACCcgtaacaagaatatcataaggtaaagctcgtcaaaaaatcaaaatgcaatgagtaTGAGGCTCcatactgtgggatgatcagttcACACAgattggtgactcccccgaccaactagggtttcAAATATGATGTGCataaagactaacactaccatGTTATCATAGGAATTCTGACTGGAATACCATAGATtcatatcataatcaaacagacagaTTCATATCTCAAGACTTAACTCGTGACATCAATAAATAAGAGCTATCAATTGAAATGTACATAATAGTTCATATCAAAGATTTAGTTTCAATAAGTTAACATGTTTAatcataaataagaaataaataacaatataagaATTACTAAGAAGCACAATCAATTCcatattataataattcaagtatttatattaattctctagtatatgaaaaattatccactcacctgactcaaaaATGAAAGATCTCAAAAGCAGATGTTCAAAGGAAACCTACTAATGTCTCGCATGTAAAATATCAAGATTATTTGAATACAAAAGATGACATATTCAAAAATGACTCGAAAGGAATGTACAATCTATTTAATATACTTAACTTTTACATTTAGGAATAAAACGTAATTATAAATTGGAATTAGTCTACCCGATTGATCCCAAACATAACCTAAATTGATTCAGCCTAAAAGAATTATCTAACCGGTCTATTGGTTCAACCCAACCCGTCAACCAAAATCATCCAGGATAAAGTGTCTACCAAAATACAACACACCAACTGCTCTACAAGTTCTACCTAACCGGTGGACCAAAATCAGATAAACCAAATGGTCGACCAGTTCATTGGGATTCTAGATACCCGATCACCATCCTCTAAATGACAGATCTCCAAATCAACTCATAATcttacactaccagaaattcgcttaaCACCAATAGAATTATCGACagaataattctgtcggtaactTGCTGTGATAATTACCGATGGACACTATTCCGTTCATAAttcagtcggtatataccgacggaatactGCGGTCAATATATCCGATGGAATTACAGACAAAATAttcagaatttaaaaaaaaaaaggcggtTCGCGTGGAACTTTTTACAGGCGATTTTACCAATGGAATCACTGAGGGATTCAAACCTGAATCTCCATGCAGTGACGTGACCAATTCTCCATCAGAATTgtcgatggaatcaccgacagaaatAGTCCGTCAGTGATTCCATCTACAAAAGTGAATATATCACCACTTAGCCGACTCTCTCCTCTCcaatttctccttcttcttccccgtcCCAACTCTCCCATCccaaactgcaaacaaccacccccaaaaaaaaaatccctctcttctcaacacaaggtatatttctttaagttttgtggtcacagcatccgtattttgatttattatggattttatcattttctgtaagtaaatctatcttttttaattttaacatttaaatgtcaattttattgttttttttagtatatgtattttgttagtgtatgtacatgtttattgttatttctcaaacaaacttgtagtatgaatgtataattttgtacttgttatggtttgttttagattttgtaaaattgtatttgtttgtaacttgttgaaactttgttgaattaccgaattacatgtgttgtggtgaaataattaatagtttgtttaacgagttcgttttaatttttatcaatgttattgcggagttgtaatttctataaatttatatgtataaatttgtatggatgttgataattgataatgaatatttatgagaagttgtaattagcttgttggataatctcgaggtaaaccaatatttttgcaaatttatttacctaacatagttaattaatacatgttgtcatcataattttatagaggttcaatagaagtcatggatgatcgttcatggatgtaacGAGATTCACCctaaggattgcggaggatggattattgtaacggagttcagggttttattaatttcgcaacatctattcccagaaattttactggaggcagtattaggtgtccatgcaggaagtgtcaaaataaaaagtatttgcatccaaatgttgtaatgatgcatcttctacacaaagggtttatggagaattacatgtgttggtatgcacacggagaactatttgctCGTAATAATAGTAtgggagaaagggtggttgggtcaacttctagtgctagcaacgtgcatggagttgcaaatgacaacagtaatcattacaggaatatggttatggatgcaatgacaatgaatcaaggtaatgtcagtcaatgtccaatcgaagaagaagaacctaatgcagatgcagctaggttttttgatctgttgaaagattttgaCGAACCATTATAGGATTgttgcacgaaccacagtaaattatcggttgtagcacaggtgttcaccatcaagtcaaatcacgggttgagtgagaccggttatgacaaaattatcaaatggCCGTAGCacagttgctccttcgattgacttggaagaaaattca is part of the Populus trichocarpa isolate Nisqually-1 chromosome 7, P.trichocarpa_v4.1, whole genome shotgun sequence genome and encodes:
- the LOC7457161 gene encoding GEM-like protein 4, yielding MKTSQKQVIGIPIRTASYAVEKMPRLLLENAEQRYIPSPANKALACKQNKIDSMLKRMNKLGKKADKFAHGIREHMRLGTKITETLVGKLSLGARILQVGGVKKVFRQLFSVSEGERLLRVCQCYLSTTAGPIAGLLFISTEKLAFCSERSIKLSSPEGKLVRIHYKVVVPLRKIRTANQSENAKKPSEKYIEIVTVDDFDFWFMGFFSYQKAFKSLQQAITQTQTNTSHSAPHL